ATGTGAGTAGCAAAGCCCCATTTAAAATGACCCACATTTGGTTTGTTATGCTGGGTTAAAATTTCTAAGAGGGTTGATTTACCGACACCGTTGATCCCTAAAAAAGCAATTTTTTCACCCCGTTCTACTTCAAATGTAATATTTTTTAAAACAACCTTTTCCCCATAAGATTTATGGATGTTATCAACTTTTAACGTTACTGCTCCAGATGGTCTTACTTGTTTAAATAAAAGATGGGGATAAAGACGAGAAGTGGGGCGCATACTTAAGCCTGCCATCTCTTCTTCAAGTTTTTCTACGATTCTTAATTTTGACTGCGCTTGACGAGCTTTTGAAGATTTAGCTTTAAATCTTGTGATAAACCCTTGTAAATCATCTTTTCTTTTATTTTGTTTATCAAGCATTGCTTCTCTTTGTAGAGCATTAGCAATTTTTGTCTCTTCGAATTGGTCGTAATTCCCTTTGTAGACTTTTATAGTTTCATGGTCTAAATCAAGAATATGAGTGCAAAAGCCATTTAAAAAATCGCGATCGTGAGAGGTTAATACAGTCATCCCTTTAAAGCCTTTTAAATAGCTTTCTAACCATTTAATAGAGCTTAAGTCCAAGTGGTTGGTAGGTTCATCCAGCAATAATACATCGGGGTTACTAAATAGTACTTGAGCTAATAGAGTGCGAAGCTTGTAACCACCGGATAATATTTTTAAAGGTTGTTTATGAATTGTTGTAGGGATTCCTAAACCCTCAAGAAGAGTTGCCGCTCTAGATTCTGCTGCATAGCCACCTTCTTCTAAAATAGTTTTTTCCAAATGATCGAGTTTATGGCAAGTTTCTTCATCGAAATCGGCTAGCTTTAAGAGATTTGTCTTTTGTTCATAAGCATCCCATAAAGTTTGATTACCCATTAAAACGACATCTAATATAGGTGTTGATTCGTGTAAATATTGGTCTTGTTTTAACGTACCAATTTTTAATTGGGTAGGTGTTAAAATCTCTCCTTTATCTGACGTCCCTTCTCCCCATAGCAAACGAAGAAAAGTAGATTTACCACACCCATTTGCGCCAACTAACCCGTAATGGCAACCTGGATTTAATTGTAAATCAACATTTTGTAATAAAATTTTAGAGCCAAATCGAAGAGTTAGTTTTTGAACGGTAATCATAGAAAAAAAATGTTAATTAGAGCTTTAGATTTTAACAAAGAAGATTGAGAAGGGCAATCTAAAATTGCCCTAAACCTATAATAAGATATGGTCTATTCAATAGTTTTTAAAGTTTCAATCGCTTTTAAAACATTCTCTTCCGTAATTTGAGAACCACCGTAGAGTTTTTTTCCTTTTTTAGCTGTGCGATTAACAATAACCATTGTAGGAGTACTGTTTATACCAAATTCTGTTCCTAAATGCTTAAAATATTTATTACCAAGCGAAACATCGGCAAAATTTAATAATTTAAATTTAACTCCACTATCATGGGCTATTTTTTCAATTTGATCTTCTGTTGGAGTTCCGGTTTTAACTGATAGGGCTGTTAGAGCATGTCTTAATTTAAGGTAAGCATTTTTGTTGTTAATCATGAAAGATAGATTGTAAGGAACAAAGTTTAATGTTTCTGGATGGACTGTAAAATCTACAAAAGTCAAACGTGCTTGTTTTAAAAATGTTGGGATCGACTTTTCCAATTCTGGTTCTAATTGTCTACAAGCTGGGCAGGCCCAATCTGTGAAAATATAAATATCGACCGGACTTTCTTTATTACCAAATACAATAGATTCTTTAATGCTTGTTTCTATCGCATCGAGTGGATTAACTTTTGAAATTCCAAAAAACGCTATAAAAAAACCTACAAATAATAAGGCGATGGAAGAAGCTCCTTTAGTTAAATTTTGCATAATCTTTTCCTTTTGTAAATTGTCAATGGATTGTTTTAAATTTCTTAAAAAACCAACACTATAACAACCAGCGACTATTAATAAAGTAAAAGCTATGCTTAAACAAACAGGACACCATTGTCCAATCTCTCGTTTTTGAATTACAATCATTTGTATTTCAGCTCCCAGTGCTGAAGCTACCATGGCACCTGTAATAAAACTCAAAAGAGGGGAGTTTTTTGAAAGTAAATGACTTCCCAGCAGCAAAGGGAAAAAAATTAAACCAAATGTGGAAAAATCAAGGCCTAATATTCGATAATTTTGTGTTGGAGCGCAAGATTCAGAGCACAAGTGTAAAGCAGAGACTATCGTTAGGATTAATCCGGCTAGTATGGCTAGTGTACTTATCGTAAAACTTATCTTCTCAGATTTTAACATGTCAAACCTCTATATTCCTAAGCAGTAATGGTGACTATTTCCAACACGAATGTCAAGAAATAATTATTATATAAATTACTTTAAATTATTTACGATTATTATTATAATTTAAGAAATTTTAATTAATAAATGTATGGAATGTAATACTAACATAAGTAGTTTAAATAATATAAATAAAACTTTTGATAATAGTAATTCTTTAAATTTAATTGAATTATTGAATCGAATTAAACAAGATGGGCAAGTTAATCATAAAATTTTATCCTTATATCAGCGCGAAGTAGTTAACTTAACGAATTCTCAAATTCCCTTTCTTGGTTTGATGACTATTTTTTCTGGAAAAGAAAAAACGGTTAAATACTTCAATTTATTGAATCAACACCCAACAATCAATGCTGAAATCTTTTTTTTCTCTGGCAATAACCCAACCCGCTTTAAAGTTAGCGATTTGTTTGTGGGGTCTGTTTTAGATTATTACCGTAAGCATCCTGTCGTTTTTACGTTTACAACCGAAAATCAAAAAAGCTATCAAGATAGAATATATAATGAATTGTTAAAACAGCACAGCGAAAATGTTTTTGAGGCAATGTATAAACAAGGTAATAAAGTTTATCAAACGGCCAAGAATGTTAAAAATTTTTTAGGAACAAATTCTTTCTTTAATAAAGAAGTATATGAAAATTTATTTGACTTGATGCAGAAAAATAGTCAACAACTGCAACAAGGGGAAGCGTTTGCTTATTACATTCTAACTGTAAATCCAAATCATTTTTGTGTGATCTTGCAAATGGGAGAGTTTGGAGGAATTACTTACAAAAAATATCAGTCTTTAGAAGATTCGAATTATTTAACGCAAAAGCAGTTTGATCAGTTCTCAGAATATTTAGAAAAATTAACCTGTGTAAATACAATTAATGCACCAGGAAGATCTAGCCTTGTAAGCTATGACGCAGAAAAAAAAGTCTTATCAGGTGTCGATTTAAGATTTATCGTAGATAAAGTTGACCCCAAAATGTTTATTCAAAATTTTAAAGTGATTGATTAACGTTTAGAGGTATTTTAAGCATGGATGTAAATTTTTTATCGCTTTATTTACCAAAATTAGAAGACGTAAATAATCCGTTACAAAATCTTTGTAAAAAAATAAATAAGAGAATTATTCAATCTAAACTTTCTTCTATGGCAAACGTTAGCCCCTCTAAAGAACTTGATTTTTTATCGATAATGGCTGTTTTTTCAGGCTATGAATTTGCTTTAAAAACATTTAAATCTCTCACACAACTTTTTTTAACTAAGGCTGAAATTTTTTTTGACGATTGCAAAGAAGTAAGTCCATTTATTATACAAGATATTTTTTTAGGAGCTGTATTAAATATCCAGGCTCAATCAGAAACTAAAAATATTCTGTCACAAGAGGAATTTACCAAAGTTACAAACGATGTGCGAAATCGTATGTTAACAAAGCATAGCTTTAATATGGCACTGTCAATGGAGAAAGTTGGACATTGCCAAGAAAATGGGCATCCTACGGCGATTAAGATTAAAGAATTTATGGCTGTGCATACCAACTTTAATGAAGAAGTCTACACAAGTTTGCTCAATTCTATTGCAAAGTGCAGTGAAATCATGGGAGAGGGGGAAGCTTTTGCACATTATGTTTATTTAAAAAATTCTCCAACTGAAAAATTCTATGTAATTTTGCAACAAAAAGAATTAGGGCAAATTACTTATAAAAAATTTACAGCCGTAAATACATTTATTTCTTTAGATAAGGACCAAATGTATCATTTTACCCAAGAAATTTATCATCATTCTTGTCTAAATCAAAATCAACAATCTAATTATTCCAGTCTTTTGCAGTTTCGCAATAATGTGCTTTCAGGGGTAGATTTGCGCTTTGTTTCTGCTAAGGTTAATCCAGATCAATTTTACCAAAACTATTTAAATATACCTGCATAATTTGCACTAATTACCCAAATTTTATTATAAATAGTGCATTGAATTTTATTTATCTTAAAAGTTAAGTCCAATGCAATATTTACCTTTTCAACCAAGTGCTGATTACAATGACAATTCTCGGTTAATTTTTGAAAATTTTATAACCAGTTTTAATTTAACAACTGAGGATAAAGTATCAAAAATTGTTCCTTGTCTAATCGATAATAAACTGATTGATCGTCTCTTAGAAGTAATTAGACATAAATACTTACCAAGTCTTCCTCAGAGAACCTATCCTGAAATTTATAAAGTTAGCTTATATGCCTTTATGATCCTTTTTTCAGGTAAAGAGTCAGCTAAATCTATTTACTACGAGATGGCGGCTACAAGTACTATAAATTGTGAATTTTTTGTAGAGAATGAAACGAATAATAAAAAAATTACTGTGATTAACCTTTTTCATGGGGTTTTGTTTAGAGCGTTTGCAAAAGGAGAATTTGCTAATTTGCTGCCATGTGAAAGAACTGATAAGGAAGGTTTGCTAGTTAGTAAAGAATTAGAATTATTAAACGAAAAATGTCTAAGTTTTTATTATCAAAATGAAGAAGGTACAAATAATGAGATTTCTTTTAATAAAGTGAAAACAATTTTTTTAGATTGTAACTTTAGCCCTAGTAAACCTATTTTTGAAGAGCTTTATGCAGAATTAATAAATACAAAAGCTACAAATGAAGTATCTTACGTTTATTATTTGGGTCTTCACTATTTTGAAGAAGGATCGTTTCAATCGATTGTAATTGAACAACAAGTTGAAAACGATCAACAAATTTTTCACGTTTATTTAGCTATTACAAATAGAGATATTATTACTTTTCAATTGGATGAATTACTCAATTACTTAAAAGCTTATGAAAGGATCATTTGCGAGAGTAAAAGAGTAACTGATTTTTTTGAAAGTAAGATTTTTGGTAAATCGTTCAGTTTTTTTAAAAGTGCTATTCCAAACACAAATTTCATAAATAATTTAAGATCTTTATTTGAAGTTGATTAAAAATTATTTGGTGAATATTCAAAACATACCGATTTTTTTTTGTTTTTTACGTATTTAGATCTAATATATTGAAAGATTCAGTATATTAGATTAATATACAGATAATTTAAAGGATTTTAGGTATATGTTTGATCCAGAGATTCCCTTCAATGATTTACCTCTTTTGCCTCCAAAAAAAAATTTAGAAACTACTTTAGTTCTTAAAAGCTGTATTAAAGCTAATAAAGAACTTGCAAAATTAAAAATGTCTGAAAAATTGATACCAAATCAAGCAGTCTTGATTAATAGTATTCCTCTTCTAGAATCACAAGCAAGTTCCGCTATCGAAAATATTGTTACAACTACAGACGAGCTGTTTGAGTATGCAGAAAATTTTTATTCCTCAACAATGTCTTCAGCAACAAAGGAAACTCTTAGATATAGACAAGCTTTGTATAAAGGATACAAGTCTTTGCAAACTCGTCCTTTAAGCATATCTACGATTTGTGAAATTTGTTCAACAATTAGAGAAGTAGACACTCAAATCAGGAAATTACCGGGCACTGCATTAATTAATGATTTTAACAAAAAAAAAATATATACACCACCTGAAGGAGAAGAAGTTTTACGAAAGCTTCTGAGTAATTGGCAGGAATATTTTCATCAAAAGGATGAGACAGATCCCTTAATTAAACTAGCGATTCAACATTATCAATTTGAAGCCATCCATCCTTTTACTGACGGAAATGGAAGAACTGGTAGAATTATAAATTTATTATACTTGATAGAGCAAGGGCTTCTCGACACACCCGTTCTATATTTAAGTAGTTACATTATTCAAAACAAAAAACAATATTATGAAAATCTAATGAAAATTACGGTAGAGAATGAGTGGGAGGAATGGATTCTTTATTTTTTAGAAGCTGTTACCGAAACTTCAAAATGGACTATTGATAAAATTCTCTCTATTCAACATTTGATTGAAGAATCTTGTAAATTCATCAAATTTCAAGCTCCTGCTATTTATAGTAAAGAGCTTGTCGATTTGCTTTTTATGCAACCATACATACGTATTTCAAACTTAATAGAAATGAATCTAGCAAAGAGAGATACAGCCTCTAAATATTTAAAGATTTTGTGTGAAATTGGATTTTTAGAGGAGACTAGAAGAGGAAGAGACAAGCTTTTTATTAATCATCGTTTTTTAAATCTTTTAAAGCAAAAATAAGTGTTAGAAATAATTTTCTACATCAAGCTTAAAAAAAATAAAGAATGGAGGAATTTAATTTAGCCATTTCAAATCAAAAACTATTTATAATTTAATATTGTGAATATTGAAAAAAAAGCAGATAAACCTTTCAATTTTTTAAAAGTGATTAAAAAGAAATATAATTTTTAGAGTTTATTACAATACTTAAATAAAGTATAAATATTGGTAATAACCTTAAGTTATGCTTTATGGAAAACAAAAACCGAGTTGCGACTTTAAATAAAAGTGTAATGATAAGCCTTTTTGGTAATGGCTTAGAATGGTATGACTTTACAATCTTTGGTTATTTCGCCCCTATCTTAGGAAGAAATTTCTTTCCCTACAATGTTCCTTACCTTTCTGTTTTAAGTACTTTAGCCGTTTTGACAGTTGGTTTTATAAGTAGGCCTATCGGCGCATATGTTCTTGGAAAAATGGGTGATCAATACGGACGCAAACGTGCTTTGCTTTTTTCGATATTCTTAATGGCAATAAGCACAGCTCTAATGGGTGTTTTGCCAACTTATGAAACCGCTGGAATAATAGCTCCGATTTTTTTGATCACTTTGCGAATATTACAAGGTTTTTCTTTAGGTGGAGAATTTACGAGTTCTCTAACTTTTCTCTTTGAACATGCACCTCGCCATAAAAAAGGATTTATTGGAGCTTGGGCCTTTTCAGGAGCCTATTTAGGGTCAATATTTGGCGCTACCATTAGCATAATTCTCACCGTCATTTTAAGTGAGCAAGAACTTTATAAATGGGGGTGGAGGATACCACTCATATTGGGTTTTTTTATTGCTATAACGGGATTTTATTTAAGGCGAAAAGTTGAGGAAAGTC
This DNA window, taken from Candidatus Rubidus massiliensis, encodes the following:
- a CDS encoding Protein-disulfide isomerase codes for the protein MLKSEKISFTISTLAILAGLILTIVSALHLCSESCAPTQNYRILGLDFSTFGLIFFPLLLGSHLLSKNSPLLSFITGAMVASALGAEIQMIVIQKREIGQWCPVCLSIAFTLLIVAGCYSVGFLRNLKQSIDNLQKEKIMQNLTKGASSIALLFVGFFIAFFGISKVNPLDAIETSIKESIVFGNKESPVDIYIFTDWACPACRQLEPELEKSIPTFLKQARLTFVDFTVHPETLNFVPYNLSFMINNKNAYLKLRHALTALSVKTGTPTEDQIEKIAHDSGVKFKLLNFADVSLGNKYFKHLGTEFGINSTPTMVIVNRTAKKGKKLYGGSQITEENVLKAIETLKTIE
- a CDS encoding Adenosine monophosphate-protein transferase SoFic produces the protein MFDPEIPFNDLPLLPPKKNLETTLVLKSCIKANKELAKLKMSEKLIPNQAVLINSIPLLESQASSAIENIVTTTDELFEYAENFYSSTMSSATKETLRYRQALYKGYKSLQTRPLSISTICEICSTIREVDTQIRKLPGTALINDFNKKKIYTPPEGEEVLRKLLSNWQEYFHQKDETDPLIKLAIQHYQFEAIHPFTDGNGRTGRIINLLYLIEQGLLDTPVLYLSSYIIQNKKQYYENLMKITVENEWEEWILYFLEAVTETSKWTIDKILSIQHLIEESCKFIKFQAPAIYSKELVDLLFMQPYIRISNLIEMNLAKRDTASKYLKILCEIGFLEETRRGRDKLFINHRFLNLLKQK
- the yheS_2 gene encoding putative ABC transporter ATP-binding protein YheS, which codes for MITVQKLTLRFGSKILLQNVDLQLNPGCHYGLVGANGCGKSTFLRLLWGEGTSDKGEILTPTQLKIGTLKQDQYLHESTPILDVVLMGNQTLWDAYEQKTNLLKLADFDEETCHKLDHLEKTILEEGGYAAESRAATLLEGLGIPTTIHKQPLKILSGGYKLRTLLAQVLFSNPDVLLLDEPTNHLDLSSIKWLESYLKGFKGMTVLTSHDRDFLNGFCTHILDLDHETIKVYKGNYDQFEETKIANALQREAMLDKQNKRKDDLQGFITRFKAKSSKARQAQSKLRIVEKLEEEMAGLSMRPTSRLYPHLLFKQVRPSGAVTLKVDNIHKSYGEKVVLKNITFEVERGEKIAFLGINGVGKSTLLEILTQHNKPNVGHFKWGFATHIAYFPQDHKREVNGNVPLIDWLSHQVPEATHDMIRDVLAKVLFKGDDSKKTVDVLSGGETARLILAKIMLIPHNILIFDEPTNHLDMESIEALVEALQEYEGTILFVSHNRHFVANLATRIIELTPESFKDYKCSYEEYVQKRELDILTHVQKKSENSKSDTQNKKDYEESKQQRNLKAQIEKKVQQAEKNCHRIENEILAIEKLLSQDGFYQNTPQSQIQETLNQKKILDSKLEIAMEEWDNLTKILHG